One genomic region from Spirosoma sp. KCTC 42546 encodes:
- a CDS encoding plasmid stabilization protein — protein sequence MANQLPKTKPTTTMPRGDKSAYTDKQQRQAEHIEESYEDRGVPKEEAESRAWATVNKISGGGKKSGSGRGHAENKEPTQKGGRKGGAASASRSAEERSESAKKAAATRKKNAAS from the coding sequence ATGGCTAATCAACTACCTAAAACTAAACCAACTACAACGATGCCACGAGGAGATAAATCGGCTTACACTGATAAGCAACAACGACAGGCTGAGCACATTGAAGAAAGTTACGAAGATCGGGGTGTACCCAAGGAAGAGGCCGAAAGCCGGGCCTGGGCAACGGTAAACAAAATATCGGGTGGCGGAAAAAAGAGTGGCTCAGGCCGCGGTCACGCTGAAAATAAGGAACCAACCCAAAAGGGTGGCCGGAAAGGTGGGGCTGCTTCGGCATCGCGCTCCGCCGAAGAACGGTCAGAATCAGCTAAGAAAGCGGCTGCTACGCGTAAGAAGAATGCGGCTAGTTAA
- a CDS encoding amine oxidase, with protein MANSLSNNPFQSFWWAGYECTDQLNCFGNRVDLLSTTGHLQLIDADYEQLNPFSIRTVREGIRWSVVEKKAYQYDWSAVEPMLIAGKRQGIQQVWDLCHFGYPDDLTPLHPMFARRFAALCRAFVRFYRDRYPDDTLIVTPINEVSFISWLGGDARGTSPYCTNQGWQVKLGLMRAYIEGVAAMREIDPTIRILTTEPLVQIVPPVKATERDLIDAAIADENQFQSVDMLAGKIAPELGGSPAYLDILGFNYYYNNQWINKTGIFLGWNDFRPDPRWVPLRKLLMKAWHRYDKPIALTETSHPGIDRPVWIEMIGRECAAVLEAGVPLWGACLYPIIDRPDWDHLDQWHRSGLWDADLSVTPPGRVLHEPYARALVQAQHVVTERLDTLQPTTPDFLFRE; from the coding sequence ATGGCGAATTCTCTATCTAATAACCCATTTCAATCCTTCTGGTGGGCAGGCTACGAATGCACCGATCAGCTTAACTGTTTCGGGAACCGAGTCGACTTGCTTTCGACTACCGGACACCTCCAGTTGATTGACGCCGATTATGAACAGCTTAACCCGTTCTCTATTCGTACCGTTCGGGAAGGCATTCGGTGGAGTGTGGTTGAAAAAAAGGCGTATCAGTATGACTGGAGTGCCGTAGAGCCGATGCTCATCGCGGGAAAACGCCAGGGCATTCAACAGGTATGGGATCTGTGTCATTTTGGTTATCCCGACGATCTGACGCCTTTGCATCCGATGTTTGCCCGCCGTTTTGCGGCTCTCTGCCGGGCGTTCGTCCGTTTCTACCGCGACCGTTACCCCGACGATACACTCATCGTAACCCCCATCAACGAAGTCAGTTTTATCTCCTGGCTGGGTGGTGATGCCCGTGGTACGTCGCCCTACTGCACCAACCAGGGCTGGCAAGTTAAGCTCGGTCTTATGCGGGCCTATATTGAAGGGGTAGCCGCTATGCGCGAGATCGACCCAACTATCCGCATCCTGACAACCGAACCGCTGGTTCAGATTGTACCACCGGTCAAGGCAACCGAACGGGACCTCATCGATGCGGCTATTGCCGACGAAAATCAGTTTCAATCGGTTGATATGCTCGCCGGAAAAATTGCGCCGGAACTAGGCGGCTCGCCTGCTTATCTGGATATTCTCGGCTTCAATTACTACTATAATAATCAGTGGATCAATAAAACCGGCATATTTCTTGGCTGGAACGATTTCAGGCCCGATCCGCGCTGGGTCCCTCTTCGAAAATTATTGATGAAAGCCTGGCATCGGTATGATAAGCCCATTGCCTTAACCGAAACCAGCCACCCTGGCATCGACCGTCCGGTCTGGATCGAGATGATTGGCCGCGAATGTGCAGCGGTACTCGAAGCAGGCGTTCCTCTCTGGGGCGCGTGTCTATATCCAATCATCGACCGCCCCGATTGGGATCACCTCGACCAATGGCACCGCTCCGGGCTCTGGGACGCCGATCTGTCCGTTACTCCCCCTGGTCGGGTGTTGCACGAACCATATGCCCGTGCGCTAGTACAGGCTCAACATGTGGTAACCGAGCGACTTGACACGTTACAGCCGACAACGCCGGATTTTCTCTTTCGGGAGTAA
- a CDS encoding alpha/beta fold hydrolase, producing MHYSINNTQLNVLELGNGPLTLVFLHYFGGSALEWQVVMNQLAGQYRCLAVDLRGHGDSEASATGYSVPDMANDVVELLRVMNVEAFALVGHSMGGKVALALASQKPAGLQSLVLLAPSPPVPEPIPDNDRADMLANHGQRANAEQTVAKITARSLSQEVKEQIVIDNLRTADVAWKAWLTLGSKEDISEQMSNIIIPVAILVGTADQALLPNVQTTMTLPYLKTATLDRIDGAGHLLPWETPNDVVAFIQRTMAG from the coding sequence ATGCACTATTCCATCAACAACACCCAGCTCAACGTTCTTGAGTTAGGCAACGGTCCGCTAACACTTGTTTTTTTACACTATTTCGGTGGATCGGCCCTGGAATGGCAAGTTGTCATGAACCAGCTCGCGGGCCAGTATCGGTGCCTGGCAGTCGACCTGCGGGGGCATGGTGATTCCGAAGCGTCGGCAACGGGTTACTCGGTACCTGATATGGCCAATGACGTTGTCGAATTGCTTCGCGTCATGAATGTCGAAGCGTTCGCACTCGTTGGGCATTCGATGGGGGGCAAAGTGGCGCTGGCCTTAGCAAGTCAGAAACCCGCTGGCCTTCAATCACTCGTTTTATTGGCACCATCCCCGCCCGTTCCAGAACCCATTCCGGATAACGATCGAGCCGATATGCTTGCTAACCACGGTCAACGGGCAAATGCCGAGCAGACAGTTGCCAAAATCACTGCCAGGTCGCTCTCCCAGGAAGTAAAGGAACAGATCGTTATTGACAATCTTCGGACGGCGGATGTAGCCTGGAAAGCCTGGCTCACCCTTGGGAGCAAAGAGGATATTTCGGAACAAATGAGCAATATCATCATTCCGGTAGCGATTCTTGTGGGTACAGCCGATCAAGCGCTTCTGCCCAATGTGCAAACAACGATGACCTTACCTTACCTAAAAACGGCCACCCTCGATAGGATTGACGGCGCAGGACACCTGTTACCCTGGGAGACGCCAAACGACGTAGTCGCGTTTATTCAACGAACTATGGCGGGCTAG
- a CDS encoding family 1 glycosylhydrolase, whose protein sequence is MAQKGFLDSIKKQFGDGNYAGDEFGGASGHDGSGLPADNPGNFLFATGIECSYPTIQNGKVRRDLLRECGHYDRWKEDLGLVKELGLNVLRYGLPYYSIHKGPGKFDWSFADEAMAEIKRLKITPILDLMHFGVPDWVGDFQNPDLPVHFAEYAGAVADRYPWVRYYTPVNEIYVTARLSGKEGAWNEQLKTDKGFVTALKHCVAASIMGNHEIAKRRNDCIIVQSESAEYTHELCATPSPSVALENELRFLSLDLLYANPPSATVAMYMMDNGLTRDEYNWFMTGKPPGYQIMGNDYYGRNERIKLPDGSIQISMDVLGWYEITKDYYERYHMPVMHTETNVFEADLAPIWLMKQWVSILRMRRDGVPVLGFTWYSLIDQIDWDTQLKEVNNNVNACGLYDLNRKPRPVAETYKALLKEFGQITIVPHAEMLEITDRPARLKVAT, encoded by the coding sequence ATGGCTCAAAAAGGATTTTTAGACAGCATAAAAAAACAGTTTGGCGACGGCAATTACGCTGGCGATGAATTTGGAGGTGCCTCCGGGCACGATGGCAGCGGCTTACCAGCCGACAATCCAGGAAATTTCCTGTTCGCAACGGGCATCGAGTGTTCGTACCCAACCATTCAGAACGGCAAAGTACGCCGGGATTTACTCCGGGAATGTGGTCATTATGATCGGTGGAAGGAGGATTTGGGTCTGGTAAAAGAATTAGGGTTGAACGTATTGCGCTATGGTTTGCCATACTATAGCATCCATAAGGGGCCGGGTAAATTCGACTGGAGTTTTGCCGACGAAGCTATGGCCGAGATCAAGCGACTCAAGATAACCCCTATTCTGGACCTGATGCACTTTGGCGTTCCCGACTGGGTTGGCGACTTTCAGAACCCCGATTTACCCGTTCATTTTGCCGAATATGCCGGTGCCGTGGCCGATCGCTATCCGTGGGTCCGCTATTATACGCCCGTCAACGAAATTTACGTCACGGCTCGCCTGAGCGGGAAAGAAGGTGCCTGGAATGAGCAACTCAAAACCGATAAAGGGTTCGTAACGGCACTCAAACACTGCGTAGCCGCCAGTATTATGGGGAACCATGAAATTGCCAAACGCCGGAATGATTGCATCATCGTACAAAGCGAAAGTGCCGAATACACGCATGAACTTTGTGCGACGCCTTCGCCCTCAGTTGCCCTGGAGAACGAACTTCGCTTTTTGTCGCTGGATCTACTCTATGCCAATCCGCCCTCGGCTACGGTGGCTATGTATATGATGGACAACGGCCTGACGCGTGACGAGTACAATTGGTTTATGACGGGCAAACCACCGGGCTATCAGATCATGGGTAATGATTATTACGGCCGTAACGAACGGATCAAGCTACCCGATGGCTCCATTCAAATCTCTATGGATGTATTAGGCTGGTACGAAATCACGAAAGATTATTACGAGCGCTATCACATGCCGGTCATGCACACCGAAACCAATGTATTTGAGGCCGATTTAGCGCCCATCTGGCTCATGAAACAGTGGGTAAGCATCCTGCGCATGCGTCGGGATGGGGTCCCGGTGCTGGGTTTTACCTGGTATAGCCTGATCGACCAGATCGATTGGGACACCCAGTTGAAAGAGGTGAATAACAACGTCAATGCCTGCGGTCTTTACGATCTAAACCGAAAACCCCGCCCCGTTGCGGAAACCTATAAGGCGCTGTTGAAAGAATTTGGCCAGATCACCATCGTTCCACACGCCGAAATGCTTGAGATCACCGACCGGCCAGCACGACTAAAAGTAGCGACTTAA
- a CDS encoding GMC family oxidoreductase, with product MLTETVDAVVIGTGAGGAPLLARLAAAGLKVVALEAGKHWNPATDFATDEKSQEKLFWNDERLSAGNDPLPFGSNNSGTGVGGSTLHYTAYTPRAQPDDLQLRTDFGVGEDWPLGFDQLEPYYDEVEQFLGVSGPSPYPWGPTRKRAYALGPLPINGAGQLMERGCKTLGIKTSPAANAALSAGYYQEGVGHRPACANRGFCQAGCTIGAKASMDVTYIPLAIHHGAEIRPESFVTQLVQDASGRISEVIYIRNGQEERQRCRFVFLCAGTVETARLLLMNNLANSSGQVGRNLMAHTGLQIWGEFEEDVRPYKGIPGALISEDTHRPKQADFAGGYLLQSIGVMPLTYISQMARARGIWGQDLKRAALAYNHVAGINILGDCLPYEQNYLELSDEKDIRGLPKPRIYFSNGDNEKRMTAHADKIMRDIWDAAGAKNVWAFPRNAHVIGTCRMGTDPAKAVVNPDGQSFDIPNLFISDNSTFPSALSVNPALTIMALSLRTADRFLEKYK from the coding sequence ATGCTCACAGAAACCGTTGACGCCGTTGTGATTGGCACGGGTGCCGGGGGTGCCCCTTTACTGGCCAGGCTGGCGGCTGCGGGCCTGAAAGTCGTTGCCCTTGAAGCCGGAAAACACTGGAATCCAGCTACGGATTTTGCCACCGACGAAAAGTCGCAGGAGAAATTATTCTGGAATGACGAACGACTCAGTGCGGGAAATGATCCGCTCCCGTTCGGCAGTAACAACTCCGGTACGGGCGTGGGCGGATCGACACTGCATTATACCGCTTACACGCCCCGAGCCCAACCCGACGACCTGCAACTTCGCACCGACTTTGGCGTAGGCGAAGACTGGCCCCTTGGTTTTGATCAGCTAGAGCCTTATTACGACGAAGTTGAACAGTTTTTGGGAGTTTCTGGCCCGTCGCCTTATCCCTGGGGGCCTACCCGAAAACGCGCCTATGCCCTGGGACCATTGCCTATAAACGGAGCCGGGCAATTGATGGAACGGGGGTGTAAAACACTCGGCATTAAAACATCACCAGCGGCCAATGCCGCCTTATCGGCAGGCTACTATCAGGAAGGGGTTGGTCATCGGCCCGCCTGCGCCAATCGCGGGTTTTGTCAGGCAGGCTGTACCATTGGTGCCAAAGCCAGCATGGACGTAACCTACATTCCACTGGCAATCCATCACGGCGCTGAAATCCGGCCAGAAAGTTTTGTTACGCAGCTAGTTCAGGACGCATCCGGTCGAATTAGTGAGGTGATTTATATCCGAAATGGCCAGGAGGAACGGCAACGGTGCCGGTTCGTATTTCTCTGTGCCGGAACGGTTGAAACCGCCCGGTTGCTCCTTATGAATAATCTGGCGAACAGCAGCGGGCAGGTTGGCCGGAATCTGATGGCGCATACGGGTCTACAGATCTGGGGTGAATTTGAGGAAGATGTCCGCCCCTACAAAGGCATTCCCGGTGCGTTGATTTCAGAAGATACCCACCGACCTAAGCAGGCGGATTTTGCGGGTGGTTATCTGCTTCAATCCATTGGCGTGATGCCCCTGACCTATATCTCACAGATGGCGCGGGCGCGGGGAATCTGGGGACAAGACCTAAAACGAGCGGCATTGGCTTACAACCATGTGGCGGGCATTAATATTCTCGGCGATTGCCTGCCCTACGAACAGAATTACCTGGAATTATCGGACGAAAAAGACATCCGGGGACTACCCAAACCACGTATCTATTTCTCGAATGGAGACAATGAAAAACGAATGACCGCTCATGCCGACAAGATCATGCGCGACATCTGGGACGCAGCGGGAGCTAAAAACGTATGGGCGTTCCCACGAAACGCGCACGTTATTGGTACCTGCCGAATGGGAACCGATCCAGCTAAAGCAGTGGTAAATCCGGATGGCCAGTCGTTCGATATTCCGAATCTGTTTATCAGTGATAATTCAACCTTTCCAAGTGCATTGAGCGTTAACCCGGCCCTGACAATCATGGCGTTATCACTCCGCACCGCCGATCGGTTTCTGGAAAAATATAAGTGA
- a CDS encoding gluconate 2-dehydrogenase subunit 3 family protein, whose product MHYPEGTVRSLLNTNQVTKATRQALTERLTSPAYQPQFFSASEFALLQAICDRLLPQEADDKPIDIAGGIDKRLFQNESDGWRYDTMPADGDAYKLGLAGVEETAQLFFQQAFQQLAGSQQDDVLLNIQRSVAPGKTWEHLPAGRFFEELLTEATHIYYSHPLAQEAIGYVGMADVPTWQRISLNELEDREPRKVNG is encoded by the coding sequence ATGCACTACCCCGAAGGCACCGTTCGTTCGCTGCTCAACACCAACCAGGTTACCAAAGCAACCCGACAGGCACTGACCGAGCGCCTGACGTCACCCGCTTACCAACCCCAGTTTTTCTCCGCCAGTGAATTTGCCTTGTTACAAGCCATCTGCGACCGGCTGCTTCCGCAGGAGGCTGATGACAAGCCGATTGATATAGCTGGTGGTATCGACAAGCGTCTGTTTCAGAACGAATCGGATGGCTGGCGATATGATACGATGCCTGCGGATGGAGATGCTTATAAACTGGGACTTGCAGGCGTCGAGGAGACAGCTCAATTGTTCTTCCAGCAGGCATTTCAGCAACTGGCCGGTAGTCAGCAGGACGACGTTCTCCTGAATATACAGCGATCCGTAGCGCCCGGCAAAACCTGGGAGCATCTTCCCGCAGGTCGTTTTTTTGAAGAACTACTAACCGAAGCTACGCACATCTACTACAGCCATCCGCTAGCCCAGGAAGCCATTGGCTACGTCGGTATGGCCGATGTACCAACCTGGCAGCGCATTAGCCTGAATGAGTTGGAAGACCGCGAACCAAGGAAAGTTAATGGATAA
- a CDS encoding SDR family oxidoreductase, producing METSEFRPEAADIPGQQLPYPARQSDMNPAPDSNLSNYKAAGKLTDKVAIITGADSGIGRAVAIAFAMEGANVAIVYNENTDDAMTTKHLVESKGRPCLVIQADVRSSAACLDAVRQTVDRYGKLNILINNAAYQMAQEHIEDITEEQFRRTFETNIFGYFFMVKAALPHLQAGDAIVNTGSIVGIVGNPILVDYTATKGAIHSFTKSLAIQLGKRNIRVNCVAPGPVWTPNIPGTMPEDEVKNFGHEVALARPGQPEELAPAYVLLASSEGSFITGSIVEVTGGKLG from the coding sequence ATGGAAACAAGTGAATTTCGCCCTGAAGCCGCGGATATTCCGGGGCAACAACTCCCCTATCCGGCCCGCCAGTCGGACATGAACCCCGCCCCTGATAGTAACCTGTCTAATTACAAAGCAGCCGGTAAACTAACGGACAAGGTCGCTATCATTACAGGTGCCGATTCGGGCATTGGCCGGGCAGTAGCCATTGCCTTTGCCATGGAAGGGGCCAATGTGGCCATTGTCTATAACGAGAATACCGACGATGCCATGACGACCAAACACCTGGTGGAAAGCAAAGGCCGACCCTGCCTGGTCATTCAGGCGGATGTCCGTAGTTCGGCGGCTTGTCTGGATGCCGTCAGGCAGACGGTCGATCGCTATGGCAAACTCAATATCCTTATCAACAATGCCGCCTATCAGATGGCGCAGGAACACATTGAAGACATTACCGAAGAGCAGTTCCGACGGACCTTCGAGACCAATATTTTCGGCTACTTTTTCATGGTAAAAGCCGCCCTGCCGCATCTGCAGGCGGGCGATGCCATTGTAAACACGGGTAGCATTGTGGGTATTGTGGGCAATCCGATTCTGGTCGATTATACTGCTACAAAGGGCGCCATTCACTCTTTCACCAAGTCGCTGGCCATTCAGTTGGGGAAACGAAATATCCGGGTCAACTGTGTGGCTCCCGGCCCTGTCTGGACACCCAACATACCCGGCACCATGCCCGAAGATGAGGTCAAAAACTTTGGGCATGAAGTAGCGCTGGCCCGCCCCGGACAACCCGAAGAGTTAGCCCCGGCCTACGTGCTGCTGGCATCGAGCGAAGGCAGTTTCATTACAGGTAGTATTGTAGAAGTAACAGGCGGTAAACTAGGGTAA
- a CDS encoding glycosyltransferase translates to MQPALASPSTSLFQPFSLFSACPPDSQLRVSVIIPARNEAGYLEVALDALRNQRQTNGRPMPMREYEVLVLLNNCTDHSVTIVQRYQQRYPAFALRMASIQLPPEKANVGTARRLLMDEACKRLLAVSNSDAIIASTDGDTQVDTYWIAQIRAEMAKGCEVVGGRILTRPDTNPVRLNHLRDVTYRMLIAQLEAYLDPSPTDPWPRHFQHFGASIALTCAAYQRVGGLPRVACLEDEALYKALVRTDTRIRKSPQVRVTTSTRMQGRVEVGFSEQLRYWEAMNQARKSQLVEASGAIIRRIQNRHRLRVIWQNRAIDQPADELTEIAANLLIDANWLQNQFAQSCYFGQLWERVEEQLATGSWAALWPLVPITTAINELRLFLRGIG, encoded by the coding sequence ATGCAGCCTGCGCTTGCCTCACCATCTACATCGCTCTTCCAACCGTTTTCACTGTTTAGTGCCTGCCCACCTGATTCTCAGTTGCGCGTTTCTGTGATTATTCCTGCCCGGAACGAAGCGGGTTATCTGGAAGTTGCCCTGGATGCTCTGCGCAACCAACGTCAGACCAATGGCAGACCAATGCCCATGCGGGAGTATGAAGTATTGGTGCTCCTCAACAATTGTACCGATCACTCGGTAACGATTGTGCAGCGCTACCAGCAACGGTACCCGGCTTTCGCGCTCCGTATGGCTAGCATTCAATTACCTCCCGAAAAAGCCAATGTAGGCACAGCCCGGCGATTGCTGATGGACGAAGCCTGCAAACGGTTGTTGGCGGTTAGCAATTCTGACGCAATCATTGCCTCTACAGACGGCGATACGCAGGTCGATACCTACTGGATCGCCCAGATACGGGCAGAAATGGCGAAAGGCTGTGAAGTCGTTGGGGGCCGGATTCTAACCCGGCCTGACACGAACCCCGTGCGCCTTAATCATCTTCGCGATGTGACCTATCGCATGCTGATCGCGCAACTCGAAGCCTACCTCGATCCATCACCAACCGATCCCTGGCCACGTCACTTTCAGCATTTTGGGGCCAGTATTGCCTTGACTTGCGCGGCTTATCAACGGGTTGGCGGACTGCCACGAGTAGCGTGTCTGGAAGACGAAGCCCTGTATAAAGCGCTGGTTCGAACAGATACCCGAATTCGGAAGAGCCCGCAGGTACGCGTTACTACCTCCACCCGCATGCAGGGCCGGGTAGAGGTGGGTTTTTCGGAGCAGTTGCGTTATTGGGAAGCCATGAATCAGGCGCGTAAGAGCCAATTGGTCGAAGCCTCGGGCGCAATTATTCGACGAATACAGAATCGTCACCGCCTTCGGGTAATCTGGCAAAACCGAGCCATCGACCAGCCGGCGGATGAACTAACCGAAATCGCGGCTAATCTGCTGATTGATGCCAACTGGCTACAGAACCAATTTGCCCAAAGCTGTTATTTTGGCCAGCTTTGGGAACGCGTCGAGGAACAACTGGCAACGGGTAGCTGGGCCGCTTTGTGGCCTCTAGTCCCAATTACAACGGCAATTAATGAGTTGCGGTTGTTTCTGCGTGGTATTGGTTAG
- a CDS encoding antitoxin Xre-like helix-turn-helix domain-containing protein: protein MATALPTSHQSRFVSTRLLTEQEIITRSRQGVLRVEADRVAKLVGLTDKEVAMALGISASYLHRLKVDQRISQDASERLLLLENLLQHALDTFEGRTTTIVGWLRSPLRELDFQTPLQTLDTVTGYTLVDRVLGRIDHGIFG, encoded by the coding sequence ATGGCGACGGCTTTGCCCACTTCTCATCAGAGTCGATTTGTTTCGACTCGCCTGCTTACCGAACAGGAAATAATCACCCGCAGCCGACAAGGCGTGTTGCGAGTTGAAGCCGACCGGGTTGCTAAACTGGTAGGCTTAACAGATAAAGAAGTAGCTATGGCCTTAGGGATTTCGGCTTCTTATCTGCATCGTTTGAAGGTTGATCAACGAATCAGTCAGGATGCTTCTGAGCGGTTACTTCTTTTGGAGAATTTACTCCAACATGCCCTGGATACATTTGAGGGACGAACCACAACCATAGTGGGGTGGTTACGTTCTCCGCTTAGGGAGTTGGATTTTCAAACCCCTTTGCAAACCTTAGACACAGTCACTGGCTATACGTTAGTCGACCGAGTATTAGGACGTATTGATCACGGTATCTTCGGCTGA
- a CDS encoding RES family NAD+ phosphorylase — MAVVYRVIRQKYAETPLDVTGTWLNGGRWNPPGVGILYTAEHPALALVEILVHMPQVPYNELPTYRLFSLEIPDKSRCVVRADELPSYWHENTYSRSQTILADWLAKPTILALGVPSSVMPDGINYLLHPAHPDYRDVRVIEEKALVIDPQLWHE, encoded by the coding sequence ATGGCAGTGGTTTATCGAGTTATTCGCCAGAAGTATGCAGAAACTCCCCTGGATGTGACGGGTACATGGCTGAACGGAGGACGTTGGAACCCACCTGGAGTTGGTATTCTCTATACCGCAGAGCACCCGGCTTTAGCTTTAGTGGAAATCCTGGTTCATATGCCTCAGGTTCCTTACAACGAATTGCCAACGTACCGGCTATTTAGTTTAGAGATTCCGGATAAAAGTAGATGTGTGGTAAGAGCTGATGAATTACCATCCTATTGGCACGAGAACACATATAGCAGAAGCCAGACAATTCTAGCAGATTGGTTAGCAAAGCCCACTATATTAGCCTTGGGCGTTCCTTCGTCAGTTATGCCTGATGGTATAAACTATCTTCTTCATCCTGCCCATCCTGACTATCGAGATGTTCGTGTAATTGAGGAAAAAGCACTGGTGATCGATCCGCAATTATGGCACGAATGA
- a CDS encoding class I SAM-dependent methyltransferase — MPTPQTTLDQAYFDRVYQANEDPWSFATSDYERQKYMATIAALPNAQYDNAFEIGCSIGVLTQMLADHCGKLLAVDASELPLKTARERLAPYPNVTIQQMKIPDEFPSESFDLILLSEVGYYLAMPDLTHARQLLIDHLRPNGHLLLVHWTPFVHDYPLTGDQVHDFFLESTQANGPLTHLTNRRESTYRLDLFQKRAG, encoded by the coding sequence ATGCCAACGCCACAAACCACCCTGGATCAGGCCTATTTCGACCGTGTTTATCAGGCCAACGAAGACCCCTGGTCCTTTGCCACCAGCGACTACGAACGACAGAAGTATATGGCAACGATAGCGGCCTTACCCAATGCGCAGTACGACAATGCCTTTGAAATCGGGTGTTCAATTGGTGTGCTGACCCAAATGCTGGCCGACCATTGTGGGAAGTTACTAGCCGTTGATGCCAGCGAACTACCCTTAAAAACGGCTCGCGAACGGCTGGCTCCGTATCCAAACGTAACGATCCAGCAGATGAAAATTCCGGACGAATTTCCCAGCGAATCGTTCGATCTGATTCTACTATCTGAAGTAGGCTATTATCTGGCCATGCCTGATTTAACCCATGCGCGACAGTTACTGATTGATCATCTCAGGCCAAATGGGCATCTATTACTGGTGCATTGGACACCCTTCGTGCACGACTACCCCTTAACCGGCGATCAGGTGCATGACTTTTTCCTGGAATCGACCCAGGCCAATGGCCCACTGACGCACCTGACCAATCGACGGGAGTCGACGTATCGGCTGGATTTATTTCAGAAAAGAGCCGGATAG